A section of the bacterium SCSIO 12696 genome encodes:
- the ppk1 gene encoding polyphosphate kinase 1 codes for MDSLEFAMKKAMSEQLPDSVVPLHPETNGDINLSNPDYYINRHLSLMQFNLRVLEQALNEEYPLLERLMFLLIFSSNMDEFFEIRLAGLQRQINYSRESVALDGIHPQEVLKQLSRQCHDGFDKQYRILNDILMPALEKENIRFLKRCEWNDQVASWVEDYFHTQIQPVVSPLGLDPVHPFPRLANKSLNFIVSLEGTDAFGREMNRAIVPAPRSLPRLIKVPSELCDGGDNFVYLSSMMHAHIGELFPGMTPTGCYQFRLTRDADLDLNTTEVEDIARALRGELHSRRFGSAVRLEVTDDCPQELVDFLLDQVNLTEYQLYRVHGPVNLGRMMQLMKEVDRPDLRYPPLSAALPKALLNPETPTFDAVRKDDVLLLHPFQSFSPIIDLLREAARDPDVLAIKQTLYRTGATSEIVDALVEAARNGKEVTVVIELRARFDEAENLQLASRLQDAGAVITYGVVNYKTHAKTLLIVRREGHKLRRYVHLGTGNYHAGNARVYTDYSLLSCDEELGSDVHKIFQQLTGMGKAEGLQRLLSAPFSLHKKITRMIRGEASAAQEGKPARIIMKVNSLTEGNIIQELYKASQAGVKIDLVVRGMCCLRPGVPGLSDNIRVVSIIGRFLEHTRTYYFENASPQLFCGSADMMERNLKHRVEIAFPVENKKLRKRILDELDCYLHDNTHSWELQANGEYLLQQPAEGEEPRSAQLELLEKFSG; via the coding sequence ATGGATTCTCTCGAATTTGCCATGAAAAAAGCCATGTCTGAACAACTGCCCGATAGTGTTGTGCCTTTGCACCCTGAAACAAACGGTGACATTAACCTGTCCAACCCGGATTACTACATCAACCGCCACTTGAGCCTGATGCAGTTCAATTTGCGGGTACTGGAGCAAGCGCTCAACGAAGAATACCCGCTGTTGGAGCGGTTGATGTTCCTGCTGATTTTCAGCAGTAACATGGATGAATTCTTTGAAATTCGCCTGGCGGGCCTACAACGGCAAATCAACTACTCCCGTGAAAGTGTCGCCCTGGATGGCATCCACCCTCAGGAAGTACTGAAACAACTGAGTCGCCAGTGCCACGACGGCTTTGACAAGCAATATCGCATTCTCAACGACATCCTGATGCCGGCCCTGGAAAAGGAAAACATCCGCTTTCTCAAGCGCTGCGAATGGAATGATCAGGTCGCCAGCTGGGTAGAAGACTACTTCCACACCCAGATTCAGCCAGTAGTGAGCCCACTGGGTCTGGACCCAGTGCACCCATTCCCACGCCTGGCCAACAAAAGCCTCAATTTTATTGTTTCCCTTGAAGGTACCGACGCCTTTGGCCGGGAAATGAACCGTGCCATTGTGCCTGCACCACGCTCCCTACCTCGGTTGATTAAGGTACCCAGTGAGTTATGCGACGGCGGCGACAATTTTGTTTACCTGTCATCGATGATGCACGCCCATATCGGCGAGTTGTTTCCCGGCATGACCCCTACAGGCTGCTATCAATTCCGCCTGACTCGCGACGCCGACCTGGACTTGAACACCACCGAAGTGGAAGACATCGCCCGTGCCCTGCGCGGTGAACTGCACTCTCGCCGCTTTGGCAGTGCTGTGCGCCTGGAAGTGACCGACGACTGCCCTCAGGAGCTGGTGGACTTTCTGCTGGATCAGGTAAACCTCACCGAATATCAGCTCTACCGGGTACACGGGCCAGTCAACCTGGGCCGGATGATGCAGCTGATGAAAGAAGTGGATCGCCCGGACCTGAGATACCCGCCATTATCGGCAGCACTGCCCAAGGCACTGCTCAACCCGGAAACCCCGACTTTTGACGCGGTTCGCAAGGACGACGTGTTACTGCTGCACCCGTTCCAGTCGTTTAGCCCAATTATTGATTTGCTGCGCGAAGCCGCCCGTGACCCAGACGTGCTCGCCATCAAACAAACTCTATACCGTACCGGTGCCACCTCAGAGATTGTTGACGCACTGGTGGAAGCGGCTCGAAATGGCAAAGAAGTCACCGTGGTGATTGAGCTGCGCGCCCGTTTTGACGAAGCCGAAAATCTGCAACTGGCCAGCCGTCTGCAGGACGCAGGAGCTGTTATTACCTACGGTGTGGTGAACTACAAAACCCACGCCAAAACCTTGCTGATCGTGCGCCGAGAAGGCCATAAGTTGCGCCGTTACGTGCATTTGGGAACCGGCAACTACCACGCGGGCAATGCCCGGGTGTACACCGATTACAGCCTGTTGAGCTGCGACGAAGAACTGGGCAGCGATGTGCACAAAATCTTCCAGCAGCTCACTGGTATGGGTAAGGCTGAGGGCCTGCAGCGCTTGCTCAGCGCGCCCTTCAGCCTGCACAAAAAAATTACTCGCATGATTCGCGGCGAAGCCAGTGCCGCCCAAGAGGGCAAGCCCGCTCGAATCATTATGAAAGTGAACAGTCTGACCGAAGGCAACATCATTCAGGAACTCTACAAAGCCAGCCAGGCCGGCGTGAAGATTGATTTGGTGGTGCGCGGTATGTGCTGCTTACGCCCCGGCGTTCCCGGCCTGTCAGACAATATTCGCGTAGTGTCCATTATCGGCCGCTTTCTGGAACACACCCGCACCTACTACTTCGAAAACGCCAGCCCGCAACTGTTCTGCGGCAGTGCGGATATGATGGAGCGCAACCTCAAACACCGGGTGGAGATCGCTTTCCCAGTGGAGAATAAAAAACTGCGCAAACGCATTCTCGATGAGCTGGACTGCTACCTGCATGACAACACCCACAGCTGGGAGCTGCAGGCTAACGGTGAGTACCTGCTGCAGCAACCGGCGGAAGGAGAAGAACCGCGCAGCGCGCAATTGGAGCTGTTGGAAAAGTTTTCAGGATAA
- a CDS encoding FAD-dependent oxidoreductase, which yields MSAKKILILLVVAAVLYLYFFTGLGDYITPSYFQQLYSEQPVLTVAIFFAAYILLCSLPVAALLTVMGGMVFGATTGTLVVSFASTMGATVAFLVARGLLGDWVQSRFGSYLETVNRGVEKDGAFYLFSLRLIPAVPFSVINPVMGLTKMKPFTFYWVSQLGMLPGTFVYVNAGAQLGAVDEFSVAGVLTPGLIASFVLLAILPFIARAIVGSVQKAKVYKGYKKPKSFDTNMAVIGGGSAGLVSSYIAAAVKAKVTLIERHKMGGDCLNTGCVPSKALIRSAKIVKEVRNAEHYGVSAGEPKVDFAKVMERVGQVVKDIEPHDSIERYTGLGVDCVTGDAKIISPWEVQVGDQVITTKNIVIASGARPFVPPIPGIDQVDYLTSDNLWDLRELPERLLVLGGGPIGCELAQSFQRLGAKVTQVDMAPRLMPREDEDVSQFVMEKFTSEGIDVRVNHKTVAFEVRDGESVAILESGDDKVEVTFDKVLVAVGRKANVTDMGLEELNIDTLPQGTVAVDDYLRTRYPNIYACGDVAGPYQFTHTAAHQAWYAAVNALFSGLKSYKVDYSVIPWATFVDPEVARVGLSEAEAKEKGIEYEVTKYGIDDLDRAIADGEAQGFVKVLTPPGKDKILGATIVGYHASDLITEFVTGMKRNIGLNKILGTIHIYPTVSEANKYAAGEWKRANAPEKALQWLFKFHNWRRGASSADAPQQVATAKE from the coding sequence ATGTCTGCTAAAAAAATTCTGATCTTATTGGTAGTTGCCGCGGTGCTCTACCTCTACTTTTTCACCGGTTTGGGTGACTACATTACGCCGAGTTATTTCCAGCAACTCTACTCTGAGCAGCCGGTATTAACTGTAGCGATCTTCTTTGCAGCCTACATACTGCTCTGTTCTCTGCCAGTGGCAGCGCTACTGACGGTGATGGGCGGCATGGTATTTGGTGCTACTACCGGAACACTGGTGGTTTCATTTGCCAGCACTATGGGTGCGACGGTGGCGTTTCTGGTGGCTCGCGGCTTGCTGGGTGACTGGGTGCAAAGCCGCTTTGGCAGCTATCTGGAAACCGTTAACCGCGGTGTGGAAAAAGACGGTGCCTTTTACCTGTTTAGCCTGCGCTTGATTCCAGCGGTGCCATTCTCGGTGATTAACCCGGTAATGGGCCTGACCAAAATGAAGCCGTTTACCTTTTACTGGGTGAGCCAACTGGGCATGTTGCCCGGCACCTTTGTGTATGTGAATGCCGGTGCTCAGCTCGGCGCGGTGGATGAATTCTCCGTTGCTGGCGTGCTGACGCCAGGCCTGATTGCCTCGTTTGTGCTGCTGGCGATTCTGCCCTTTATTGCCCGCGCCATCGTCGGTTCAGTACAAAAAGCCAAAGTATACAAAGGCTATAAAAAGCCTAAGAGCTTCGACACCAATATGGCAGTCATTGGCGGCGGTAGCGCAGGCTTGGTCAGTTCTTATATTGCGGCAGCCGTAAAAGCCAAAGTGACTTTGATCGAGCGCCACAAGATGGGGGGCGACTGCCTGAATACCGGTTGCGTACCCAGTAAGGCATTAATTCGCTCTGCCAAAATTGTCAAAGAAGTGCGCAATGCGGAGCACTACGGTGTGTCTGCGGGCGAGCCAAAAGTGGACTTTGCCAAAGTGATGGAGCGGGTTGGCCAGGTGGTGAAAGACATCGAGCCCCACGACTCCATCGAGCGCTACACCGGCCTGGGTGTGGACTGTGTAACCGGCGACGCCAAAATCATTTCCCCTTGGGAAGTGCAGGTGGGCGACCAGGTAATCACCACCAAAAACATCGTTATTGCCAGTGGCGCACGCCCCTTTGTGCCCCCGATTCCCGGCATTGACCAAGTGGACTATCTCACCTCCGACAACCTGTGGGACTTGCGCGAATTGCCAGAGCGCCTATTAGTATTGGGCGGCGGCCCGATTGGCTGTGAATTGGCGCAATCCTTCCAACGCCTGGGTGCAAAAGTCACGCAAGTGGATATGGCGCCGCGCCTGATGCCCCGTGAAGACGAAGACGTTTCCCAGTTTGTGATGGAGAAATTTACTTCCGAAGGCATCGACGTACGTGTCAATCACAAAACCGTGGCCTTCGAAGTCCGCGACGGTGAGAGTGTGGCCATTCTGGAGTCCGGCGATGACAAAGTGGAAGTCACCTTCGACAAAGTACTGGTTGCTGTGGGCCGCAAAGCCAATGTGACCGATATGGGCCTGGAAGAATTGAACATCGACACTCTGCCTCAGGGCACCGTGGCGGTGGACGATTACCTGCGCACCCGCTACCCCAATATCTACGCCTGTGGTGACGTGGCCGGCCCTTATCAGTTTACTCACACCGCTGCCCACCAAGCTTGGTACGCGGCTGTAAACGCGCTGTTCTCTGGCCTGAAAAGCTACAAAGTGGATTACTCGGTAATCCCTTGGGCTACTTTTGTGGATCCCGAAGTGGCTCGCGTTGGTCTTAGCGAAGCAGAGGCTAAGGAGAAGGGTATCGAATACGAAGTGACCAAATACGGTATTGATGATCTGGACCGCGCCATCGCCGACGGCGAAGCCCAGGGCTTTGTCAAAGTGCTCACGCCTCCGGGCAAAGATAAAATACTGGGTGCCACCATTGTGGGTTATCACGCCAGTGACTTGATTACCGAATTTGTTACCGGCATGAAGCGTAATATCGGCCTCAACAAGATATTGGGCACCATCCATATCTACCCCACCGTGAGCGAGGCCAATAAGTACGCTGCTGGTGAGTGGAAACGCGCCAATGCGCCAGAGAAAGCTCTGCAATGGTTGTTCAAATTCCACAACTGGCGTCGCGGTGCTTCCAGCGCAGATGCACCACAACAGGTAGCTACTGCGAAAGAGTAA
- a CDS encoding methyltransferase domain-containing protein — translation MSAHDSSEENVKDSVKDYYGKELQGSADLKTDACCTVGSLPQHLKDIMSRIHPEVSGRYYGCGLVAPDLLNGMRILDLGSGSGQDVYVLSAMVGSNGSVVGVDMTDEQLAVANAHIDYHRNEFGYCQANVEFKKGYIEKLDELGLEDESFDIIVSNCVINLSPDKQAVLEQAHRLLKPGGELYFSDVYADRRVPAELVNDPVLYGECLSGALYWNDFVNLAKRAGFADPRLVEDRPLGIDNDDVKAKIGHIGFYSATYRLWKLDSLEPACEDYGQAVIYKGTIPNCEREFTLDKGHVITAGKVFPVCGNTWNMLAQTRFAEHFEFVGNFDTHYGIFEGCGSSLPYDTEVSEGSAGGSCC, via the coding sequence ATGAGCGCCCACGACTCTTCTGAAGAAAACGTTAAAGACTCCGTCAAAGACTATTACGGCAAAGAACTGCAAGGCTCTGCCGATTTAAAAACCGACGCCTGCTGCACCGTTGGCAGTTTGCCTCAACACCTCAAGGACATTATGTCCCGCATTCATCCGGAAGTGAGCGGTCGTTACTACGGCTGCGGTTTGGTGGCGCCGGATTTGCTCAACGGTATGCGCATTCTCGATTTGGGCAGCGGCTCCGGTCAGGATGTGTATGTGCTGTCCGCGATGGTGGGCAGCAACGGCTCTGTGGTCGGTGTGGATATGACCGACGAGCAACTGGCGGTGGCCAACGCTCATATCGATTACCACCGCAATGAGTTTGGTTACTGCCAGGCCAACGTGGAATTCAAGAAAGGCTATATCGAAAAACTGGATGAGCTGGGTCTGGAAGACGAGAGCTTTGACATTATTGTGTCCAACTGTGTGATTAACCTGTCGCCGGATAAACAAGCGGTATTGGAACAGGCCCACCGCCTGCTCAAGCCAGGTGGTGAGCTGTACTTCTCCGACGTGTACGCCGACCGTCGTGTACCTGCGGAGCTGGTAAACGATCCTGTGTTGTACGGAGAATGTTTAAGCGGCGCTCTATATTGGAATGACTTTGTTAACTTGGCCAAGCGTGCCGGTTTTGCCGACCCTCGATTGGTGGAAGATCGCCCTCTGGGTATCGACAACGACGACGTCAAAGCCAAAATCGGCCATATCGGTTTTTACTCCGCCACTTACCGTTTATGGAAGCTGGATTCCCTGGAGCCCGCCTGCGAAGACTACGGCCAGGCGGTAATCTACAAAGGCACCATCCCCAACTGCGAGCGTGAATTTACCCTGGATAAAGGTCATGTCATCACGGCTGGCAAGGTATTCCCTGTCTGCGGTAATACCTGGAATATGCTGGCGCAAACCCGGTTTGCGGAACACTTTGAATTTGTCGGCAACTTCGATACCCACTATGGGATCTTTGAAGGTTGTGGGTCGTCGTTGCCCTACGATACGGAAGTGTCTGAAGGCTCTGCTGGTGGTAGTTGTTGTTAA
- the ubiH gene encoding 2-octaprenyl-6-methoxyphenyl hydroxylase, producing the protein MVGSTLALLLRQANPDWRILVVEPHPQQTSGDYSPSFDDRSTALSWRTREVFEGLELWQQLEQRAAAIEQIQVSDRGHIASTQLSAQEQGMTAYGYVVENRWLGQVLQQQLANRDIELAAPATIEQVSMTPSGAEISLSNGDVPISCELLIIADGARSTTRKLLGIGIDVQDYGQMGLIANIALAQPHNGVAYERFTANGPMALLPLPDSADGQHRSALVWTLPPDQAEHLSQCDEAKFLAQLQQVFGYRQGQLLAAGERQLYPLKLMETREQVRRNLVVVGNAAHSLHPVAGQGFNLAIRDIATLVEVLAEGASDGCRLGDLTLLQQYQRDREADQQRTVAVSHWLPKLFAIDSPAAALARGAGLFAMDMVPSLRGQFARYGMGVE; encoded by the coding sequence ATGGTCGGGTCCACCTTGGCTTTGTTACTGCGTCAGGCAAATCCGGATTGGCGCATTCTGGTGGTGGAACCCCACCCGCAACAAACCAGTGGCGACTACAGCCCCAGTTTTGACGATCGCTCCACGGCGCTTTCCTGGCGTACACGAGAAGTGTTTGAAGGGTTGGAGTTGTGGCAGCAATTGGAACAGCGCGCCGCCGCTATTGAGCAGATTCAAGTGAGCGACCGGGGGCATATTGCCTCCACCCAGCTCAGTGCTCAAGAGCAGGGCATGACCGCTTATGGTTATGTGGTGGAAAACCGCTGGCTGGGTCAGGTATTGCAACAGCAGCTTGCCAACAGAGATATTGAACTGGCGGCACCGGCCACCATTGAGCAGGTGTCAATGACGCCCAGTGGTGCCGAAATATCTCTTAGCAACGGTGATGTCCCTATCTCTTGTGAGTTACTGATCATTGCCGATGGTGCCCGCTCCACTACCCGCAAATTGTTGGGCATTGGCATAGATGTGCAGGACTACGGCCAGATGGGCCTGATCGCCAATATCGCTTTGGCCCAACCCCACAACGGTGTCGCTTACGAACGCTTTACTGCCAATGGGCCGATGGCGCTTTTGCCTTTACCTGACAGCGCCGATGGCCAACATCGCAGCGCACTGGTGTGGACGCTACCGCCGGATCAAGCCGAGCATTTAAGTCAGTGTGATGAAGCCAAGTTTTTGGCCCAGCTGCAACAAGTGTTTGGTTACCGCCAGGGGCAATTGTTGGCAGCCGGTGAGCGCCAGCTCTATCCACTGAAGTTGATGGAAACCCGCGAGCAGGTGCGTCGCAATCTGGTGGTGGTGGGCAATGCCGCTCACAGTTTGCACCCGGTAGCGGGGCAGGGTTTTAACTTGGCGATAAGGGATATTGCGACGTTGGTTGAAGTGTTAGCAGAGGGCGCCAGCGACGGCTGCCGTTTGGGTGATTTAACTCTGCTGCAACAGTATCAACGGGATCGTGAAGCCGACCAGCAGCGCACTGTCGCCGTCAGCCATTGGTTGCCAAAGCTATTTGCTATTGATAGCCCAGCTGCTGCTTTGGCTCGCGGAGCTGGTCTGTTTGCTATGGATATGGTGCCGTCACTGCGGGGGCAGTTTGCTCGTTATGGAATGGGGGTGGAATAA
- a CDS encoding UbiH/UbiF/VisC/COQ6 family ubiquinone biosynthesis hydroxylase — MTGQYDLVVAGGGLVGSAFAALLADRCPELSIAVVESRLFDGYYDGDQFDPRVVALTDTSRQLLEQIGVWSAIASRRIAPYTHMSVWDADGTGFIEFDSRDVGAPSLGHIVENSNIVGALQQRIEQLANIEWICPAKVAQVERSNEQVHVELDNGERLNTPLLVAADGALSSVRDLCDFQLDDTPYGHSAIVATIHCQQPHQNTARQWFASDGPLAFLPLPEKHAVSFVWSQREKKAEQLMALSSEEFCTQLIRASSACLGAVESVSKRFCFPLHQRHASDYVQPGIALLGDAAHTIHPLAGQGVNLGFKDVISLVDELRRASQRGLPLGDLSVLSRYQRQRKPDNLATMLAMKGFKELFASDNLGVRLLRNEGMSLVNRMGLVKKQLVRQAMGL; from the coding sequence ATGACTGGTCAATACGATTTAGTGGTAGCCGGTGGCGGTCTGGTGGGGTCGGCGTTTGCCGCTTTGCTGGCGGATCGCTGCCCGGAGTTGTCCATTGCCGTGGTGGAGTCACGGCTTTTTGATGGTTACTACGACGGTGATCAATTTGATCCACGAGTGGTAGCGCTCACTGACACTTCCCGACAGCTGCTGGAGCAAATTGGTGTTTGGTCAGCCATCGCGTCGAGGCGAATCGCCCCCTACACCCATATGTCCGTATGGGATGCGGATGGCACCGGCTTTATTGAATTCGACAGCCGCGATGTGGGTGCCCCCAGCCTGGGCCATATTGTGGAGAACTCCAATATCGTCGGTGCCCTGCAACAGCGCATCGAACAGTTGGCCAATATCGAATGGATTTGCCCCGCCAAAGTGGCACAGGTGGAGCGAAGCAACGAGCAAGTCCATGTAGAGCTGGATAACGGCGAACGTTTGAACACGCCCTTGCTGGTAGCAGCAGATGGTGCGCTTTCCAGTGTGCGCGATCTGTGTGACTTTCAGCTGGATGATACGCCCTACGGCCACAGCGCCATTGTTGCCACCATTCACTGCCAGCAGCCTCATCAAAATACCGCCCGTCAGTGGTTCGCCAGTGATGGGCCATTGGCATTCTTGCCGCTGCCGGAAAAGCACGCGGTTTCTTTTGTGTGGTCCCAGCGGGAGAAGAAAGCTGAGCAGTTAATGGCGCTTTCGAGCGAAGAATTTTGCACCCAGCTGATTCGTGCCAGCAGTGCCTGTTTGGGTGCGGTGGAATCGGTGTCAAAGCGCTTCTGCTTCCCCCTTCATCAACGCCACGCCAGCGACTATGTACAACCAGGCATCGCCCTGTTGGGTGATGCGGCACACACCATTCACCCCTTGGCCGGACAGGGGGTTAACCTGGGTTTTAAAGATGTGATTTCCCTAGTGGATGAATTGCGGCGGGCCAGCCAGCGTGGTTTGCCCTTGGGCGATCTGTCGGTACTAAGCCGCTATCAGCGCCAGCGCAAGCCGGACAATTTGGCCACCATGTTGGCGATGAAAGGGTTTAAAGAATTGTTTGCCAGTGACAACCTTGGGGTGCGCTTGCTTCGCAACGAAGGCATGTCGCTGGTTAATCGCATGGGTTTGGTGAAAAAGCAATTGGTGCGGCAGGCTATGGGCTTATAG
- a CDS encoding phosphate-starvation-inducible PsiE family protein — protein sequence MIHEEIPKEHPDPFLEKLHRAIRLAVKILAVLMVVVIFWSILDVIYVLYRQLMLPPKFLLDVGDILQVFGAFMVVLIAIEIFINIRLYLGTEVFPVQLVLATALMAIARKVIVLDLDIVTSEQILGIALVTLALGISYWLVSKKIKAERA from the coding sequence ATGATTCACGAAGAAATTCCCAAGGAACATCCGGATCCGTTTCTTGAAAAGCTCCATCGCGCTATTCGGCTGGCGGTGAAAATTCTCGCAGTTCTGATGGTAGTGGTGATCTTCTGGAGTATTTTGGATGTGATTTATGTGCTGTACCGGCAGCTGATGTTGCCGCCCAAATTCCTGTTGGACGTTGGCGATATTCTGCAGGTGTTTGGTGCTTTTATGGTGGTGTTGATCGCTATTGAAATTTTTATCAATATTCGACTCTACCTTGGTACAGAGGTATTCCCAGTTCAATTGGTGTTGGCGACTGCGCTGATGGCGATTGCCCGTAAAGTGATTGTGCTCGACTTGGATATTGTTACCTCAGAACAAATACTGGGCATTGCTCTGGTGACTTTGGCATTGGGTATTTCTTACTGGCTGGTTTCGAAAAAGATAAAAGCCGAACGGGCGTAA
- a CDS encoding aminotransferase class IV has protein sequence MSTYCYVNGDIQPTDNGVIGITDLALQRGYGVFDFGRTHNGKLFHFADNIARLRQSARELHLEVPLSDQEIMAIAQQLIDRSDLRTPAVRLLLTGGNSGLSPKQPNLIMIAEELPTYPDVYFSQGATLITMEYQRELPQVKSINYMNSIRMEQKKRQHNALDLLYYNRQSITESPRSNFFAFCGDALITPAEDILYGITRKIVLQLAATEFHIEERDIPVEALANIDEAFLTSTSKNVLPVSTIDNQSIGDGKVGRNTKKLMAMFQQYLENYS, from the coding sequence ATGAGTACTTACTGTTATGTCAATGGTGACATCCAGCCTACCGATAATGGCGTTATTGGCATCACCGACCTGGCACTGCAACGGGGGTATGGGGTATTTGATTTTGGCCGCACCCACAACGGCAAGCTGTTTCACTTTGCTGACAACATCGCCCGCTTGCGGCAGTCCGCCAGGGAGTTACATCTAGAGGTACCTCTAAGCGACCAGGAAATCATGGCTATCGCTCAACAGCTTATCGACCGGAGTGACCTGAGGACTCCGGCAGTACGTCTGCTACTCACCGGTGGCAACAGCGGCTTGAGCCCCAAACAACCTAACCTGATTATGATTGCCGAAGAGCTGCCCACTTACCCTGACGTTTACTTCTCCCAGGGTGCCACGTTAATCACTATGGAATACCAGCGGGAGCTGCCCCAAGTAAAATCCATTAACTATATGAACTCCATTCGCATGGAGCAGAAAAAACGCCAGCACAACGCCCTCGATTTACTCTATTACAACCGGCAAAGCATTACTGAAAGTCCGCGCAGCAATTTCTTTGCTTTTTGCGGTGATGCATTGATTACCCCCGCCGAAGACATCCTCTACGGAATTACGCGAAAAATTGTTCTGCAGTTGGCAGCGACGGAATTTCATATTGAAGAACGGGATATACCGGTGGAGGCGCTAGCAAATATCGACGAAGCCTTTTTAACCTCCACCAGCAAAAATGTGCTGCCGGTATCAACCATCGACAACCAGTCAATCGGTGATGGAAAGGTTGGCAGAAATACCAAAAAACTGATGGCGATGTTCCAGCAATATTTGGAAAATTATTCTTAG
- a CDS encoding dicarboxylate/amino acid:cation symporter, translating into MPQTTKLIQLISNTPLWKKILIALIAGLAVGALVGEAIATTWLKPLGTIFISLIKMLIVPLVFSSLVAGLCSMNDLKKMGRLGSKTFGIYLLTTAVAISVGLLFGTLLQPGSGVEITTSSAMSVRESPAFIDTLIAIIPQNPISAFANANILQIIFFAVILGVAINLAGDAGKPVAKVIDSLAEVMYKMTDIVIAFAPIGVFGLMAWVAGTFGLEVLLPLGKVIGGVYLGSLVHVTLVIGAAIVLFARLNPLMFLKGIRSAQAVAFTTTSSSGTLPVTLECTQKNLGVSRPVSSFVLPLGATINMDGTALYQGVAVLFVAQAYGIDLNAGHYLTIVATSTLASIGTAGIPGAGLIMLSLVLTSVGLPLEGVALIAGIDRILDMARTAVNVTGDAMVSVLVAKSEGELDETVYNQDLSLTGNVPTEDKP; encoded by the coding sequence ATGCCTCAAACAACAAAACTTATTCAACTAATTTCCAATACTCCACTTTGGAAAAAAATCCTTATCGCATTGATAGCGGGTCTAGCGGTGGGGGCTTTGGTGGGTGAGGCAATTGCCACCACTTGGTTAAAACCGCTGGGCACCATTTTTATCAGCCTGATTAAAATGCTGATTGTGCCTCTGGTATTCAGCTCCTTGGTGGCGGGCCTATGCTCGATGAATGACCTCAAAAAAATGGGGCGTTTGGGGTCAAAAACCTTTGGCATTTACTTGCTAACAACCGCCGTAGCCATCAGCGTTGGCCTGTTATTCGGTACGTTATTGCAACCGGGAAGCGGTGTTGAAATCACAACCAGCTCAGCGATGAGCGTCCGCGAAAGTCCAGCGTTTATCGACACGCTGATTGCCATTATTCCGCAGAATCCCATCAGCGCATTTGCCAATGCCAATATTTTACAAATTATCTTTTTTGCGGTGATTCTGGGAGTAGCCATTAACCTCGCTGGAGACGCGGGCAAGCCGGTTGCCAAAGTGATCGACTCACTGGCTGAGGTCATGTACAAGATGACCGACATTGTTATCGCCTTTGCGCCTATCGGCGTCTTTGGCTTGATGGCGTGGGTGGCGGGCACCTTTGGCCTGGAAGTACTGCTGCCTCTTGGCAAGGTAATCGGCGGTGTTTACCTCGGTTCGCTGGTGCACGTCACACTGGTGATCGGTGCCGCTATTGTGCTGTTTGCCCGCCTCAACCCGTTGATGTTCCTCAAAGGCATTCGCTCCGCCCAAGCGGTGGCATTTACGACCACCAGTAGCTCGGGCACCTTGCCAGTAACGTTGGAATGTACGCAAAAGAATCTCGGAGTTTCCCGCCCGGTTTCCAGTTTTGTATTGCCTCTGGGAGCCACCATCAACATGGACGGCACCGCTCTCTACCAGGGTGTGGCGGTATTGTTTGTGGCCCAAGCTTATGGCATTGATCTCAATGCCGGACACTACTTGACCATCGTCGCCACCTCCACGCTGGCATCTATCGGCACTGCAGGCATTCCCGGTGCTGGTTTGATTATGCTGTCGCTGGTGTTGACTTCAGTAGGCCTACCCTTGGAAGGCGTGGCTCTGATCGCAGGCATAGACCGTATTCTCGATATGGCCCGCACCGCTGTGAACGTAACTGGCGACGCGATGGTGTCTGTACTGGTAGCCAAAAGCGAAGGCGAGCTGGATGAAACTGTTTACAACCAGGATCTGTCTCTTACGGGCAACGTACCCACAGAGGATAAACCATGA